The Miscanthus floridulus cultivar M001 chromosome 7, ASM1932011v1, whole genome shotgun sequence genome includes a region encoding these proteins:
- the LOC136462523 gene encoding uncharacterized protein, producing MGFLRKIGSFFGISRDDADHPDSPSSAAAAAELPHDRAAAAAAAHGARRGFSVQVPVPVERQGPGPVLVPCPQGDGGVQGFRWYTRRLRIDEDGDVADEFLDEIIPEGSVNNNTGPVGRFQVKYNTKPTATALRKHVIAVDGDIRHSLEHQGQLRWV from the exons ATGGGCTTCTTACGCAAGATCGGCAGCTTCTTCGGCATCTCGCGGGACGACGCCGACCACCCGGACTCCCCgtcctctgccgccgccgccgcggaacTCCCGCATGACAGGGCTGctgcggccgcggcggcgcaCGGGGCGAGGCGGGGCTTCAGCGTCCAGGTTCCCGTCCCCGTCGAGCGGCAGGGGCCCGGGCCCGTGCTGGTGCCCTGCCCGCAGGGGGACGGCGGCGTGCAG GGTTTTAGGTGGTATACAAGGAGGCTTAGGATTGATGAAGACGGCGACGTGGCTGATGAGTTCTTGGATGAAATTATCCCAGAAGGCTCAGTCAACAACAACACAGGCCCAGTCGGAAGGTTCCAAGTGAAATATAACACGAAACCGACTGCTACAGCGCTGAGGAAGCATGTCATTGCTGTCGATGGCGACATCCGCCATAGCTTGGAACACCAAGGGCAACTGCGGTGGGTGTGA
- the LOC136462524 gene encoding 18.9 kDa heat shock protein-like → MSMITSILGRKQQQGQQQKGNTARTGSGAGAGGAEAAAVEPVSIDIKEQPLVDAITLAAFAAPALGLQPFATASMDWKETPTAHVFMADLPGMRRDEVKVEVEEEKVLKISGQRQRAAEEKGDRWHRVERSSERFVRTVRLPPNANTDAVQAALQDGVLTVTVPKDNDRKAYGRLIPITN, encoded by the coding sequence ATGTCGATGATCACCAGCATACTGGGCCGCAAGCAGCAGCAGGGGCAGCAGCAGAAGGGCAACACCGCGCGCACCGGCagtggcgccggcgccggcggcgcggAGGCCGCGGCAGTGGAGCCGGTGAGCATCGACATCAAGGAGCAGCCGCTGGTGGACGCCATCACGCTGGCGGCGTTCGCGGCGCCGGCGCTGGGCCTGCAGCCGTTCGCGACGGCGAGCATGGACTGGAAGGAGACGCCGACGGCGCACGTGTTCATGGCGGACCTCCCCGGGATGCGGCGCGACGAGGTGAAGGTGGAAGTGGAGGAGGAGAAGGTGCTCAAGATCAGCGGGCAGCGGCAGCGCGCCGCAGAGGAGAAGGGCGACCGCTGGCACCGCGTGGAGCGGAGCTCCGAGCGGTTCGTCCGCACCGTGCGCCTGCCGCCCAACGCCAACACCGACGCCGTGCAGGCGGCGCTCCAGGACGGCGTGCTCACCGTCACCGTGCCCAAGGACAACGATCGCAAGGCCTACGGCAGGCTCATCCCTATCACCAATTAA